cacagcccactccagggctgggctagtgtgggggctgcgggtcgggagtgaagggcaccggcagagccggggagggggaaTTGCCATGGCCCTGGTTTGGGAAGGCCTGAGTCACTTAACGGGGAAATATGAGACTCTGCAGGGGGGGAGAGCCTGGATCTAATTGTCTGTGGGAACCAGcactggaggtggggggatggACGACTGACAGGCTGACGGACAcacggaccccactcccctcatgGAGGCGGGGCTGGCACAGCAGGCCCCCCCAAACAGAggcccccattcccccccccagttcccccaACCAACAACCGCCCAACACAGGCCCCCAACAACACCCCACAGTCCTCCCCACAGCACCTCAATACAGGCCCCCACCCTACAgctccccagaaccccccacaaCCACAGCTCCCATAatgcccccaaccccccacagACCCCAATCCCCCCAAACACAGCCCCTCAACAACGCCCCACAGTCCTCCCAACAGCACCCAAATACAGGTCcacatccccacagctccccagaaccccccacaaATACCCCCCAACTCCCAATCCCCCTCAACGCGCCACAGTCTCCCCAAATCACCCCAACACAGGCCCATACTCCCCACAGTTCCCCCAAACTCCCCACAAACACAGCCCCTGAACCCTCCAACAGCCCCCAacacacagcccccccaaaacatcccccagtcctccccacagcaccccaacACAGGCCCACACCCTACACAGCTCCCCAGAACCTCCCACAAACACAGCCCCCATAATTACCCCAACCCCCCAATTCCCCGGAAACACAGCCCCCCAACAGCCCCCAACACACAATCCCCCAACAATGCCCCACTGtccaccccacagcaccccaaTACAGGCCCACACCCCCACAGCTCACCAGAACCCCCACAAACAAAGCCCACTTAATTCCCTCCAAACACAGCCCCCGAATCCCCCAATAGCCTCCAACACACAGCCCCCAACAGTGCCCCACAGTCCTCCTCACAGCACCCCCAACACaggccccccccacagctccccagaacACCCCACAAACACAGCCCTCATAATGCCCTCAACCATCCAAGCCCCCAATCCTTCCAAACACAGACCCCCCAACAACGCCCCACAgtcctccccacagcaccccaacacaggcccccaccccacagctccccagaaccccccaaacGCAACCTCCATAATTCCTCAAGCCCCCCAAACACAGCCCTCCAATCCCCACAACAGCTCTCAACACACAGACCCCCACAACGCCCCCACAACCCCTACACTCCCCCTGCTGCATGGAGAAGCCCAGAGCAGAGGGCAGCCTGGTGCCAGGACAGAGACCAGAGCTGGGGGAAGCACCACTTCCaggacccccccacctcccgccccatTTCCTGGCACCTCCCCATAGCCACCAGCGGCACCAAGATCCCTGCAGACACTCGGGGGCATCAGGGAGAGAGGGAGTGAATCACGAAGCCAGCAGAGGAGAGAATCACGAACAAGGTAACAAACCTGCTGGGCCAGCATGAGCAAACCTATCATCCGTCTGTTTGTCCCCAgacactccctctatctatctatctatctatctatctatctatctatctatctatctatctatctatctatctatctatctatacatccccatccaccccatctatctatctatctatctatctatctatctatctatctatctatccccctccaccccctctatctatctatctatctatctatctatctatctatctatctatccccatacaccccctctatctatctatctatctatctatctatctatctatctatctatctatctatctatctatctatccccatccatcccctctgtctatctatctatctatctatctatctatctatctatctattcccagacacccctctatctatctatctatctatctatctatctatctatctatctatctatccccatccaccccctctatctatctatctatctatctatctatctatctatctatctatccccatacaccccctctatctatctatctatctatctatctatctatctatctatccccatccaccccatctatctatctatctatctatctatctatctatctatctatctatctatctatccccatccaccccatctatctatctatctatctatctatctatctatctatccccacacacaccatctatctatctatctatctatctatctatctatctatctatctatctatctatctatctatctatctatccccatccaccccatctatctatctatctatctatctatctatctatctatctatctatctatctatctatctccatacaccccctctatctatctatctatctatctatctatctatctatctatctatctatctatctatctatctatctattcccagacatctatctatctatctatctatctatctatctatctatctatctatctatctatccccatccaccccctctatctatctatctatctatctatctatctatctatctatctatctatacatccccatccaccccatctatctatctatctatctatctatctatctatctatccccacacaccccctctatctatctatctatctatctatctatctatctatctatctatctatctatctatctatctattcccatccaccccctctatctatctatacccatccaccccctctatctatctatctatctatctatctatctatctatctatctatctatctattcccatccaccccctctatctatctatccccacacccccctctatctatctatctatctatctatctatctatccccatccaccccgtctatctatctatctatctatctatctatctatctatctatctatctatctatctatacatccccatccaccccatctatctatctatccccatccatcccctctgtctatctatccccacacaccccctctatctatctatctatctatctatctatctatctatctatctatctatctatacccgtacatcccctctatctatctatctatctatctatctatctatctatctatctatctatctatctatctatcttcatCCCTGTAGTAGCTGATAGATACATAGGATAAATGGGATATATGGGGATGAATAgataggagtcctgactcccagccccctcctgccgtAGCCAGTagcccccagtcccctcccagagctggggagagaacccaggagtcctggctcccagtcccctggccCATTGTGCTCAGAGAAGAGCTGAGAGCTCAGGGGAAGCCATCGCAGTTGGCAGGAGCCGGGTCCGCGCTGGGCATCTGAGGGTCTCTCCCTACTGTGCTGAGCTGGGGAAGTCTGACTGAGCTGCGGGGTGAGGGGGGAGGTGTTGGACTGGGGACCATCCCACACATCTGTGATGTTCCTGGCTGAGTGACCAGCATCCTGGCTCCAGAATGAAGTTGCTCGACCTCAGGATTTTCCTATCCCAGCCAGTAACAACAGCGATGTGGCAACGCGGCTGGAGCTGGGAAAGTGTCAGTTGGATGCAATTACCCTGTTTCCTTGGTACCACACAGCTAAATATTTTGAGCCCGGGCTGACTCAGGAGGGCTGGGCATGGGACTGGAGGCCTTTCCCCTGTCAGGGGCGCTGGCTcagatctggccccagggcagggactggctggctcaggggtgcagaTAATGAGCCACGGGGTTTTTCCCCTCTAGGAGGCGCTGGCCCTAATCCGAGCCCAGGGCGGGGGCCTTGCTGTCTTAGGGGGACAGTGTgagtggggaatggggcatgcgacctttcccctctagggtgcgctggctcccatccagccccatggtggggactggctggctcaggaggggtggggaatgggacatggggcctttccccttaTGGCCAATGACTCCTTTCCTGCAGATTCTTCTTCAGCATGGCCGAAAACGCCTCCTCCCCCTATGAGTATGATGGAGACTACGAGGATGACTCTAGCTTGGAGGCCGGCACCAAGCTGCGTGGCACCATGCACGTGGTCTCCATGGTGATCTATTCCATCGCCTTCGTATTGGGAGTGATGGGCAATGGGCTGGTCATCTTCATCACCGGCTTCCGGATGAAGAGGACGGTCAACGCCATCTGGTTCCTCAACCTGGCCGTGGCCGACTTCATCTTCACCTTCTTCCTCCCCCTTGGCGTGGCCTATGTGGCCTTGGGCTTCCACTGGCCCTTTGGCCGGGCCTTGTGCAAGATCAACACCACTGTGGCCTTCCTCAACATGTTCGCCAGCGTCTTCCTCCTCACCGCCATCAGTGCCGACCGTTGCGTCACTGTGGCCTGGCCAGTCTGGGCCCAGAACCACCGCTCACCCCGGTTGGCCTCCCTGGTGGCTGTGGCCGTGTGGTTGGCAGCCTTCGCTCTCAGCTGCCCCTATGTGGTTTTCCGGGACACCGGGAGCTCCCCTTTTCAGGAGAACGTCACCCACTGCTACAACAATTACGCCCTGTCAGATGGCTTCCAGGGGGAGGAGATGGCTGGGCTGAGGGAGAGCCGGCACTGGGCCGTGGTGCTGACCCGGTTCGTGGCTGGCTTTCTGGTGCCATTTGCTGTCATCCTGGCCTGCTACATGGTCATCGCGGCCAAGATGAGGAGGAACCAGCTGGCCCGCTCTGGCAGGCCCTACAAGATCATGGTAGCCGTGGTGATGGCATTCTTCCTCTGCTGGTTCCCCTACCACGTCTTCTCCTTCCTGGAGGTGTCAGTCACTGCGGTGACGCCCCAGCTCCAGTCGCTCCTGGCAGTGGGGATCCCGctggcctcaggcctggcctatCTCAACAGCTGCCTCAACCCCCTCCTCTACGTCTttgtgggccaggatttcagggAGAAGCTCCGGAGCTCGGTGCTGTCAGCCTTTGAGGGCGCCTTCAGCGAGGTCTCCGGCcagtcctccctcccagccaggaaGAGCAAGGCCAGCGCCGAGGCTGAGTGTTACCTGGTGTAGCGgggacgggctggctcagggggcctttcctctctaggggcACCGGCTCCCAGCTGGCCAAAGGGGGGTCAGGGAATGGGACCTattgttaccagctttgcccatTACTTTAGGGCATGCTCATTTATTGGGTTTACtcttctggggggaggagg
Above is a window of Chrysemys picta bellii isolate R12L10 chromosome 20, ASM1138683v2, whole genome shotgun sequence DNA encoding:
- the LOC101939798 gene encoding chemerin-like receptor 1, producing MAENASSPYEYDGDYEDDSSLEAGTKLRGTMHVVSMVIYSIAFVLGVMGNGLVIFITGFRMKRTVNAIWFLNLAVADFIFTFFLPLGVAYVALGFHWPFGRALCKINTTVAFLNMFASVFLLTAISADRCVTVAWPVWAQNHRSPRLASLVAVAVWLAAFALSCPYVVFRDTGSSPFQENVTHCYNNYALSDGFQGEEMAGLRESRHWAVVLTRFVAGFLVPFAVILACYMVIAAKMRRNQLARSGRPYKIMVAVVMAFFLCWFPYHVFSFLEVSVTAVTPQLQSLLAVGIPLASGLAYLNSCLNPLLYVFVGQDFREKLRSSVLSAFEGAFSEVSGQSSLPARKSKASAEAECYLV